One window from the genome of Sulfodiicoccus acidiphilus encodes:
- a CDS encoding type I 3-dehydroquinate dehydratase has product MRPKVVCSLPVRQPEDLKEVVSIPGDLVELRVDYFEDPLSLPLDSLGHLKKKLIVTFRDAEEGGVREIDPQIKLDLLSKLRKLEITYDVEAKFAIRYGVKTDGEIVSAHYLDRVPRVEEVGELIRAFPRAETFKVAVVAKEGYLRVLLRLLEYGKVAVMSLGGPPEERIGLGLIGSSLVYGYAKDPTAPGQMSCSRLTEVMRHIFPFS; this is encoded by the coding sequence TTGAGACCAAAGGTGGTTTGTTCGCTTCCGGTTAGACAGCCGGAGGATCTGAAGGAAGTGGTGTCGATCCCAGGCGATCTAGTGGAGTTACGGGTGGACTATTTTGAAGACCCATTGTCCCTGCCCCTAGATAGCTTAGGTCACCTGAAGAAGAAGTTGATAGTGACGTTTAGGGATGCGGAAGAAGGTGGTGTAAGAGAGATAGACCCACAGATTAAATTAGATCTTCTATCAAAGCTGAGAAAATTGGAGATAACTTACGATGTGGAGGCAAAGTTCGCTATAAGATATGGGGTCAAGACCGATGGGGAAATCGTGTCTGCTCATTACCTAGATAGAGTTCCTAGAGTGGAAGAAGTTGGTGAGTTGATCAGAGCTTTTCCAAGAGCAGAGACATTCAAGGTAGCTGTAGTAGCGAAAGAGGGTTACCTGAGGGTTCTGCTCAGACTTTTGGAGTATGGAAAAGTCGCGGTGATGTCGCTGGGTGGGCCACCTGAAGAGAGAATAGGGCTAGGTTTAATAGGTTCGTCCCTAGTTTACGGTTACGCTAAGGATCCCACGGCCCCAGGTCAGATGAGCTGTAGTAGACTCACTGAGGTCATGAGGCACATCTTTCCATTTTCATAG
- a CDS encoding Rieske (2Fe-2S) protein, protein MKIAVGKVSAFKIGERRKVDTPHGPIVVFFLGGKTFHAFSARCPHLGCDLSKYGVVIKEEIVCQCHFTHFSIKDGHAIKGATKKELKKFAVELENEEVKIVT, encoded by the coding sequence AGATCGCGGTGGGGAAAGTTAGCGCGTTTAAGATCGGAGAAAGAAGAAAAGTAGACACCCCGCATGGACCTATTGTAGTCTTTTTCTTAGGTGGAAAGACCTTTCATGCATTTTCAGCAAGATGCCCCCACTTGGGTTGTGATCTATCAAAGTACGGCGTAGTGATAAAGGAAGAAATAGTCTGTCAATGCCACTTCACGCACTTCTCTATAAAGGACGGTCATGCGATTAAGGGAGCCACGAAAAAAGAACTAAAGAAGTTTGCGGTCGAGCTGGAAAACGAGGAAGTGAAGATCGTTACCTGA